The following are encoded together in the Myotis daubentonii chromosome Y, mMyoDau2.1, whole genome shotgun sequence genome:
- the LOC132225591 gene encoding large ribosomal subunit protein uL13-like yields the protein MLPHKTKRGQAALDRLKVFDRIPVPYDKKKRKVVPAALKVVHLKPTRKFVYLGRLAHEVGWKYQAVIATLEEKRKKAKVHYHKKKQLMRLWKQAEKNVEKPKPALIFSA from the exons ATGCTGCCCCACAAGACCAAGCGAGGCCAGGCCGCCTTGGACCGTCTCAAGGTGTTTGACAGGATCCCAGTGCCCTATGACAAGAAAAAGCGAAAGGTGGTTCCCGCCGCCCTCAAGGTTGTGCATCTGAAGCCTACCCGGAAGTTTGTCTACCTTGGACGCCTGGCTCATGAGGTTGGCTGGAAGTACCAGGCTGTCATAGCCACCctagaggagaagaggaagaaggccAAGGTCCATTACCACAAGAAAAAGCAGCTCATGAGGCTATGGAAACAGGCCGAAAAGAACGTGgagaagccaaaaccg GCCTTAATATTCAGTGCATGA